actgctctgggcggctgcatgttggagtagggctgcaacaaacgattatttggataatcgatgaatcggatggggtctcaacacgattaatcaattaatgggattattgggggggggggggggggggttggaagaGTTGtgtgacacaacgaatcgatgacgcaattcgttgcctacacttttaataatcgatttttatcgattttatcgattcgttgttgcagccttactgttgactatatgtaagtttttgcctttttcttgggcattttttcttctagtttctctagaaaaactgtatttttttggacactttacttttctgtttctggtgctgtgaagcttggaggatttttactgctattttttagcttttttcactttttgagcatttgttatgatgcgtaaacaTGGCAGCAAGCTgtttacaattgggagcagctgattaacattggaaaggctgaagtaatacctcaactgaagccacaaatcccaaatgagctaaaacgcaagaagcaagGATGCAGAGCggagttatatatatataaataaataaataaataaataaataaatatttatatatacagtaatccctcgctacttcgcggttcgttcatcgcggattcgctgctttgcGGATTTTTTTttgggagcatttttcagggggaattcgcagattcgcagtATCTTTCACTGATTTGCGGTATTCTTCTAtgtgaaatatcaagaaattcttgttttttttccatcaatttcatcataaaatgcactttttgtaataaaactaaaaaaaaaacaagtaaaaaaaatttttcttgagtttttcccacaaaaagagaatgtgatcatacgataattcaatatagtactgtatgtcagacaggtcgactggattcgggagttgagcttgtagggagtgtggtttcacagacgcggaagtgatagcgtcggtgaaacgccggctgatctaggaaaccccgagcgttcgagcgtcaacgaagtgacacggaaatgccgggctttccagaagtaagtaagataacttactatgagctgatagttcgttggattgatcggtaggttggaaactctgatcatgaatctgaagaaacgatgactgagtggtgagctggaaaggcgacttccgtttatagccgcggtttgtgacgtaggtgcgacgtggagggaatccccgcgaggggcatgctgggagtccctactttgcggattttcacctatcgcggccaggtctggaacgcatctaccgcgataaacgagggattactgtagtattaaacctttatttaaccaaatGAGtcaattgagaactcattcttatTTACAACAGCGATCtgaccaagaggcagcagcaacagacacttaATTATCTTTACatctttacatcaaagaaaatCAGATGAGGTAAAAACATTCAAGATCTAAATAAGATAAAACAATTAGACATAAATACAAAGCACTGTTCTCATAAACAATATGTAGAatcaatcaaaacagacttaaaacagtaTTTACGTACTCAGAAGCAGCctcattgatcagaaactattgattgcaatgaattattgaagatAGATAATGGGATAGAGAGCTTTAGTGATGTTTGccgctcattccagtcgttgggagcagcaaactggaatgaggagcggccaagggaggtgcgagctttgggaatggCCATAAAGATTAAGGTACTGGAACGCAAATTGCGCTGGTTGTTACAAAGTCCCATTTTGACCTGACAAATCTTCAAAGGCATTTGAACCACTTCTTAGACTTAGAACTCtacttttgtgtccttgggcaagaaacttaacccaccttgcctgctagtggtggtcggaggggctggTGGCGTCTGTGCTCCACAGCCTCGCCACTGTCAACAATGTAGCTCCTCACAGCTCCTCcttacagtgtgtgaatgtgtgtatgaatggatgaatgatacactgtagtgtaaaggcgCTATACCAGTGCGGGTCATTTGGTATTGGGTAAAGAAGCCACCACACTCCAGGGATTGCACCATCCTTGAGGTGACCATGTGCTCCATCACTTTGCAGACCACGGACATCAGAGCAATAGGTCTGTCGGAGTCTGGGTCCCCGGGGTGTTCCCCAGGCTTCGGAAATGGAATAATTAGAGTGCTTCCACTCAGTGTGCAAACGACCAGTCTCCTATGCAGTATTAATCAAGGACAAGACCTCCTCCAAGAAGAAATCACCTGCATGCTGAAGCATTTGTACCCTTGTGAAGACCGACTGTGCGATATttactagtggtgtgcatctctacctgcctcacgattcgatccgattccgattatctgcctaacgattcgatttgagtctgaaatgcatcacgattcttcacacaaaaattctcattacttaataaaagcagtagaatagttttcagtttctttttgatttcgaaatccctgaaaacagaacattcatctattcactatagtgagcaataatttttaaagtgtgctgcctataattacttaaataatataagaaataatgttttcggtatagctttaagatagaatactactgaacttaaaaatagtaaacaaatactgtgttaagtgattctttcacatccaggatcccaaaaccgaaattagcccagacatcctatttaaatgtaacgggtacatctttgattactggtaatgttggccctgtatccctgtccgccttttgttttaaattggcgctagggcaacgcagtgcacatgtcattgcaactctgcccccagaaataattataaaacctcaaaactttattgtcctgcatagacataggccaggggtcggcaacctgtttccatcaaagagccattattacccgtttcccacagtaaagaaaacactgggtgccacagcagccgcggcgttatgggcggggcctaccctcagacagcagagagctgctcacaacaggtgacagcagccggtaccggtcgctcgtgtacgtcaaagttatctttcataagacgataatcaataaaacaattgatataaaatggatccagaagttgtagcccgtctctgcctacaatattttgatatttttcaccctgttggtggttttactgagcaggtgccacttttgtcatatgtttctttttaaaacatgtttagactgtttagaattcaaatccaggctctgtcacgtttgattgttgtaattaaactttgtaggtggggaaggtcagaaaagggtcagatcattttgtttttccctcatttacagcgacggagacaacggcgcagtgcgcctggctctggtgttaatcaagtttaattttatctctttacaacaattttcacaagaaaacagaacagttaaaagcagggcttgtgttgtgttgaccggatagttcccgtatttgactatttattttgacggagaaagaatagaaagaattaccccgacgcatgcagacgaattgacactttattcgtttcgcgcagatgtagctaGATCacccaagaaatgattcccatctgagctggacactgctcagcgcagctcgctgtcagcgcgtacatacagcgcacagcgagctgaagatgtggagaggggcttggagcacgtcgtagaaccagagcgcatgcaggaagattcctctgactgaagcgatacttgtcacttagaaaatgttccctgattatgaaactttggctgaatagtgcttgttcctgtctccaatgtggcgacacatccaggagctgaggagaatcccagaatctcacttcctcgtcagctcagaatgcgtctatgattacgcacaagcgtgacgtgtcaacccggtctcacagtaagaccaggttggaactgttcaggtttacgcagacaatctttacatttagaattagcttaaaatataaagcattttttttaaatatccattcattattttacaagcacagagagccgcatcagatggatggaagagccgcggctgccgacccccgacatagacatagacatagggagagaatctcattatgtcacgttgctgcatcgatgcggaatcatgcacggctgaatcgcgatgcatcttagaatcgatcatttttcccacctctaatatTTACTAACCTTCTTACGACTGATGGTCCTTGTTGGGACCAAAACTCTGtcctaatacggagtactccctaggggtgaggtttacagataagatgtgaattgagtttttgttacagataactttaggaatacactggttagtGCTATGGTAAGGGTTTGGGTTACGGAAGTCGATACAAAGTCCTAACATGGAtacaaatacaagaatgtgtgcgtgtgtgcgcaagagagagagaggggcccCAATTGTGGCTGTGTACGCTATAATTGTAAAAAATTAAGCTGACTACTTCACAGTTTTCGCCTATTGCAGGTTATTTTTAGAACGTAACTCACACAACTAAAAAGGGACCACTGTAATGGCAAATATTGAGCTGCACTCAGTATTAAgttgcatggagctctatgggacGGGGGCGGGGCTTAGCAAAAACAAATCGACATATTGCCAACGTTAtatatcacttttacggatttataaaaaaatcatacataatttctgaatggGGGGAACTCCGGATTGCAGATTTAACAGTAATCACACCTCTTATACGTTTGTACCAAAGTCTCAGGACAAGCTatttaaaatctgatgttttaaCCCTAATCATTTAAAGTTTAACATTTTTGTCTACTTTACTCTGGACTTTCACTCCTTGCCTTCACACTGGTGTAACAGCTTCTTTTTAGTGTTCCTAATAGCTGTGGAGACCAGTCGCTCACACGCCGTGCAAGAGAAGATATAGAAGGCAACAATAATCAGACTGGGCCGATGTGTTCTTACACTGTTGTAACACAGACACAGAAGAGCCTTTTAATTAATACAAATGTAAATAAAGGTCATTCTTGACAGTATTTGCCCCACCCCTCAATAACAGGTGTTATCAATAGGTAAACACTGTCATATAAAGATGATCACCTCCAATCTAACACCCTACCCTTGTGACAACAGTGAGATCATCTTCCTGTCTTCCAGCTCATTACCTTCCAGAAAGACAGGTTAATCTTTAACCCTAGTTACAGTGCATGGTGTTAGTAATCACATTATCACAACCTGGGAGTGGTCTGATCTTTGTCGTGCAGCAGTTGCATAACCATCTCCTCTAGGTGCAGCGATTGTTAGAACAATGAAAAAACAAGGTTAGAGTGGTTGTATAACTGCTGATCTAACCATACTCTTGACCCTCTGCAGCTATTGATTGCACCTGTGTTGTGGTAGCTTTACTGTACCTGCTGTGTTTGCCTCATCACTCACAATCTACCATGAAATGTCCTGATATATTAAAGGGAACTATCTTATCCTTTCAAGTTGTTCACATCATATTCTTCCTGACTTAGAAATGAGATGGGGTTTCAGGAAAATGTGCAAGCAGTCGCTGTTATGCAATCACCTGGATCCTGCTGTTACTTCCTACTGAGATGTTGCTGGAATTTAGTTGTCTGTGCCAAACATAACTTAGCAAAACATAATAGAAACACTCATTGTGTGTGCCTGATGCTGTAATGGAAAAGTTTTCATATGCAAAATATCTTCCATGAAGTTCTGATgtttttcaaactgcctttgctgATGTGTGAGTGCATGTTTATGTTGTGCTGTTGTAAAAACGGCAGTAATGTAGCTCATTTTACAGAATCACCTTGAATAACATAATACTGTGTTTTGTAGGTACATTCCTCCATTGCTGTGGGGGAAGAGCGGTCACCTCCAGACGGCCCTGTACGGTAAACTGGGTCGGGTGAGCTCGCCTCACCCAAGTGGAATCAGGAAGTATTTGCCCATGCAGGATGGGGCCACGTCAACCTTTGACCTCTTTGAGCCAGTGGGTGACCATCGGACAGGAGGTGATGCTCTTGATCAAATTTAGCCTTTACTTACCAACATTTAAACCCAGTTCCTCTGGGTGAGAAAAAAAATAAGTGAACAAATTTTCTAAATAGCGTAATTTACAGTAGCTGAAAGTAGATTTTGACATAACATCGCAATGCATTCATGGAGGTAATCCTAAACAAACAGATGGGCATTTTTTCCCTCTGCTTGTCACAAAGTTGTATTTTCATCTCCTAAAAATGTCCAAATGAGAAGGAACTAAGCACCGCTGCTGAGGAAGGTGAAAATCAGACTCTAAATGCCTAGATCAGATTTCAGAGAGGAGATTTTCATCCCTTTTCCAAAGCCGGGTAAGGTCTGTGACCGTAAGCTGCAGCTGGAAAGGGAATGGGCCAAGGTCAAGATGGATGTGGAAGAGTGGATTAGATCAAGGGGTGCACATATATTTGTTCAATGAATATTGCCGGTGGGAAGGTCATTTATCTCAGAATGACGAGCCCATACTAGCACTGCTCTGACATGAATGATAAATGTCCCACacatgtatagcgcctctcagagtaagaactccaaagctctttacactacagtttatcattcatccattcacacacattcacacactaatggtgatgagctacgatgtagccacagctgccagatGTGGGGTTATCTAGGAGGCAGTGGTGAAATTGAAGGGGTTCAGCTAAACGTCTTGGCTAAACAGCACATCCATCCAAACGTGGATGAAAAAGGCTTTTGACTAGAGGTGGGTGGTATGCATAAAGTAGTAACACAAATAATCACTCAAgcaagggtaaaaaaaaagtacTCGGAGAAAATTTACATGAGCACTGTGAGTAAAAGAAACTGAGCATTAAAGTTACGTTTTTGTTTCtattgctttgcttttactgacgTCCAAGCGCTCTGTCTTCTTTCAACTGGCGAATGCGCTTTCTTTTTCTAGCATTAGCTGCACTTGCTCAGTGTTGTTAACTGTAAAGTACGCTATTACCTGGAcaaaagaacttttttttttaccccaaatGTTTTTGCAAGTAGAAAAAGAACTCTGGTTAAACTGAACAGTATTTTAAAATACCATGGTTGAATACTCTCATTTAACAGCTGCAAGCCAATCTCAGGATGTAATAAATATTCCAGCCTTCGTTGGCAACAATAAACCAATCTTGGAGAATTTAGGACCACTGCTCCATCCGAGCTGCTTAGCTCAGTCTGAGTCAGCGCTACAGAGGACATGATggagcatctttttttttttgagaagcaATTAAATTTAATATTTGGGTTTTTTACAACTCCAAGTTCAGACTCCAGTTTACGCTGATTGCCTAAATTATTAGTTTAATCCAGTATTTGTTCGTTTTCCACATCCAGTTAGTCGTCTACTTTTCCATGTATTTGAACCAATCAGACTGTTGAAGATTAGGTTATGATGTCACGGTCAACGTTCAGATTCCATCTGCACCTCAGTTATGTATTGTAGTTTGGTTTTATTCAGCTGTAAATGTACTACTGCAACTTGTgtctagtttttttatttttcatgcaaCACCTATTGATTGTTTGTCCGTCCTGGATGAGGAACCCTTCCTGCTCTGATCTTCCTGAGATTTCTCCTATTTTGTTGTTCCTGATAGTGTTCTTCCTTTTTCCATGTGGAAACAGATAGAGGGTGTTATGAAACACGTttaggacttttttttttttctgtctgaGTTTATGAAGCATAAAACTATAAAATTAAGAAAAATAACTGATTCTGTTTGTGCAAAACAGATAAAAATTCAAAGAAATTTATCCAAATCACATTTTCTGCCAGGTTTCTTAAATTAGTTCTTTGTTGTTTTTTGACTTTGACTTTTGGCTTATGAGAACAGTTTTAAAGATGGATTCCCTTCTTTAAAAACTTCAGATGACCCCTGACCCCTACCACCTTAACACTGACCACATTATCTCAATAACTGTAAGACCTACATGATCTTAATCTCTTAAATAGGCAATGTCACAGTTTAATCCTGTTCAGTAGAAGCTTCATTTCACAGACTGACAGTCTAAGCCTTCATTTTGGATCAGCTGTTGTATTTTTCTTGTCTTTTATCACAGTGAAATGTTTATTAGGCGAGTCAGAAACTCTCCTTCatacatgctttcgttctttttttaaacacagaaacagttttgtttacctgtttgtagctacagtttcgccgacagatcTCCTTCATACATTTGCCAACATTTTCTCACTTGAACCCCTTTCGTTGGTCACTCTACCTGTTTCATCAGATGACATCACCATGGTGATATGTCCTGGTATTGGTAACCACAGTGAAAAGCACTACATCAGGACCTTTGTGGATTACGCGCAGAAAGATGGCTACCGCTGTGCTGTGCTGAACCACCTTGGTGCCCTTCCCAACATTGAACTCACATCTCCACGCATGTTCACATATGGTGAGACTGAAGGATCCTCTTACTTACTGTTTTTAATACCAATTACTTCTGGGAACAGTGATCATGTTTTTAAGATGGCTAAGCGAATTGTAGTTTAGCTCGATGACCGCTGCATCATCGTTTGTGACTCAGGTAAAAGCTTTGGTAACATTTGTTTTGATGTACTTCAGACAGATCTCAGCACGTGGTGCTAAGTTACAGGCTACCTCCTCATGAAGCATACAGAAGAATAAGCTGAATTTCAAAAATAGCTGACATTATGGTTTAAACACTCTCAGAGAGGCAGGTCTGGACAAAAGGCACCTTCAGACAGAAGTGCTGACCAGAAAAAAACCATGAAACATGTCGTACCCTTGCAGAGGTGTTGCTATGGATTGATGGTAACTCTATATCTTCTCTTTACAGGGTGCACATGGGAGTTTGCAGCCATGGTTGGGTACATTAAGCGGGCGTATCCTCAGACCCAGTTGATAGTGGTGGGCTTCAGTCTGGGTGGGAACATAGTCTGTAAGTTCCTGGGTGAGAACAGCGTGAACCAGGAGCGGGTGCTGTGTTGTGTGAGCGTCTGTCAGGGCTACAGCGCTCTCAGGTGGGTTCTTATGTCTTTACAGCATGCATTTACCTCATCACACACCAGGACTTCATGTACACACATTTCTGTTAACACAATCCATTCACATTAAGGCATGTCTACCAAGCATCTCTATTCAGCTCTATCATCTGACCTGTCGGTTGTGGATATCTAATATTTTAATGCATTATTATTGACTGTTGTTTTTAATCTAATTTGTCCCTGAGTTTCCCCGTCTGACATCACGGCTCCACCCATGTGGCTCTTTGTCCTGCAGATTAAACGGGACATTCAGCATCTTTTGTGTATTTATCTTTTGTTTCTCAGGGCTCAGGAAACATTCCTACAGTGGGATCAGTTCCGACGCTTTTATAATTTCCTCATGGCCGACAACATGAAGAAAATCATCCTCTCACACAGGTACAGCAGTTGCAACTCAACACAATAGCTCAGTGCTGCAGGAGACATGGCTTTTACCACATTAACAACATTTCCTGGCAATTCTGCCAGGAGCATTGACTCAAGTTTTAAATATTGCAAAGAAATCTTTGATTTTCTTTTATAATGCATGTTGTAGGTGTGTAGCTTCTCTGGTCTGCTCTAAAGGATTCTTCACGCTTCGTACTGATGTCCACAGATAATTGTTTTCTTCACACAGATCACAGAACAAAGTAAAACTTTGTAGGATATTGTgaaaactaaaataataaacaaatgtCTTGTTTCAAACTCACATTTGTCTCATTAATATGCAAAAACATTTCAGAGGTAACAAGGCAAAAACAGCATTACCGTGCACGCCTGTTTGACCAGCAGTAGAATGATATCTTAGGCAGATTATTTTCCATCTTTATCATAGTTTTCATGTTTCTTTCATCTCTACATTTCTTCCCGCTACTGCTCACACATTCTTCCAGGTCACGTCACTTGTAATAGTACATTTTTCTCTTAAGCACAGGTaattttacaaataaaataaacacaataagCTATAATACCTTGTTACCCATTGCCATAACTGACCGTGTTATTATTAATATATTATTATAAAACAAAATTAACAAGGAGGCATTCTGAGCTGAATGGAAATAAAGATAATAGATTATACATATTTTTAATGGGTGAAAAACAACCCTCAGTCTAGTAGAAATAACTACTACTTGGTTATTTCTAATGACTTACTAAGTTCAGCTCTTTGATCAGACTGAGTGATGTACGATGGGACCATTTATACTTTTAAAAAGCTGGGTTGAACTGATGTGTTTTGTGTGCTTGTAACAGACACAGTCTGTTTGGAGGAAGCTCGGTTAAAACGATCGACGCAGATTACAGTCGGCTGTACACGGCAACGTCTCTGATGCAGATCGATGACAACATCATGAGGTGGGTGGAGGAACGCATCAACAGTCCTCCTTGTTGATCAGATGAAGGATTGATCTCTCATGTCTGGTGTGTTAACAGAAAATTCCACGGCCACAGCTCCCTCAAAGAGTACTACGAGAAGGAGAGCTGTGTACATTATATTCACAACGTAAGATCTTTCACGTGGAACAATCTCATGCTTGTTTCCTTTGTCTGGTGTGATTCATGTGTGGAGTTTTATGGCTACATTTGCAGGTAAATGTGCCACTGCTGCTGGTAAACTCTGCAGATGATCCTTTGGTTCACGACTCGCTGCTCGCCATCCCTCGAACGCTAGCAGGTAAAAATCAGCTCGTATCCCTGGCAGCCAGGCAGTTTGTATTTTTGCCTTGGTCAGGATTATTCTGGAAAACTATGAA
This genomic window from Nothobranchius furzeri strain GRZ-AD chromosome 9, NfurGRZ-RIMD1, whole genome shotgun sequence contains:
- the LOC107376844 gene encoding monoacylglycerol lipase ABHD2; its protein translation is MSAHESDLRTISPEMPAMFDGVKMAAVATVLYVIVRCLNLKSPTAPPDLTYQDTPLNSFLLKSCSQLTKEYIPPLLWGKSGHLQTALYGKLGRVSSPHPSGIRKYLPMQDGATSTFDLFEPVGDHRTGDDITMVICPGIGNHSEKHYIRTFVDYAQKDGYRCAVLNHLGALPNIELTSPRMFTYGCTWEFAAMVGYIKRAYPQTQLIVVGFSLGGNIVCKFLGENSVNQERVLCCVSVCQGYSALRAQETFLQWDQFRRFYNFLMADNMKKIILSHRHSLFGGSSVKTIDADYSRLYTATSLMQIDDNIMRKFHGHSSLKEYYEKESCVHYIHNVNVPLLLVNSADDPLVHDSLLAIPRTLAAKKSNVIFALTLHGGHLGFFEGEVLFPQPLTWMDKVIVGYANAMCQWEKQKPPCQSSHFSEGACQEEES